From the Fusarium poae strain DAOMC 252244 chromosome Unknown contig_4, whole genome shotgun sequence genome, one window contains:
- a CDS encoding uncharacterized protein (MEROPS:MER0019360) yields MTHSTSSDSESSSRSGRVNLKTRKKKKKKPLLSPQTSINNIWRCFSSPRPQQALAILPLDQPEKAAPNGNHSNELLTEGRLRAVTQCQRKVNEIVKECKRVNMRYRDHDWDLLFDFADQGHCLNGLRQTIFDLGEVSCLDTESNAPGAVKRVHEIFSLPTFMKNVDGGDVKQGKLSNCWFVAGLTALANLEHGLTQTCAAHDTGVGVYGFVFYRDGAWTYTIIDDTLYLQSPCWDSPSLQRALLQQTDRVDAESEYKRTYQTGSKALFFAQCRDQNETWVPLIEKAYAKAHGDYAALACGWVGEGLEDLSGGVTTQLFTSDILDPDVFWADELSKVNQEFLFGASTGILDGGYGERDGISEGHAYIVVAAHTLKSGKRLLKIRNPWAHARKGIWEGAWSDGSKEWTAEVQQELGHRFGGDSVFWISFEDFLRKYSHLDRTKLFRDVDWRCTQSWISINVPWRACYQDRFRIILTKESPAVVTVSQLDGRYFNGLHGQYSFCISFRIYHEADSGVRRCVAQSHGNYLMTRSASVELPELTPGTYTICTRVDAERDTSLESVEDVIKQECRARTENLKLAQVGFAYDLAHKKAEAYTSEVKRLEKIKDRERASKCRQEERRRRWEERHIKRVLTKKQKQKNKGKQRTRCKVHKETDSASNKEPLISTHTGAGALMRNANADVEGTGDYTLLGGVEKGTVQQEIIVGSHTGDGMVIRSCHGRLVGAEESPVKPVPVSTSSRLGERLPGSSFWDSAGDSSDSPIGEWEELYNTDDTTHSLEKESRDEPRRNTRCEHAVRGALVGESTDSDNSSEDETPSPWNAVCIVGVRVYSKDKAITLQTLFD; encoded by the exons ATGACACATTCTACTTCATCTGACTCAGAAAGCTCTTCGCGGAGCGGTAGGGTGAATTTGAAAacaaggaagaaaaagaagaagaaaccgTTGTTGTCGCCGCAGACCTCGATCAACAATATTTGGAGATGCTTCTCAAGCCCCCGCCCTCAACAAGCCCTGGCGATCCTGCCACTGGATCAGCCAGAAAAAGCTGCTCCAAACGGCAATCATAGTAACGAATTGCTTACTGAAGGACGTCTCCGAGCAGTAACACAGTGCCAGCGAAAAGTGAACGAGATCGTCAAAGAGTGTAAGCGGGTGAATATGAGATATAGAGACCATGACTGGGACCTC TTATTTGATTTTGCGGATCAAGGTCATTGTCTGAATGGGCTTCGACAGACAATATTTGATCTCGGTGAGGTATCTTGCCTCGACACGGAGTCAAATGCACCTGGTGCCGTCAAAAGGGTACATGAAATCTTTTCACTGCCTACGTTCATGAAGAACGTAGATGGCGGGGATGTGAAGCAGGGCAAGCTCAGCAACTGCTGGTTTGTTGCAGGCTTGACCGCTCTTGCGAACCTTGAACATGGGCTCACTCAGACATGTGCGGCGCATGACACAG GAGTCGGCGTCTACGGCTTCGTCTTCTACCGAGACGGAGCGTGGACATACACCATCATCGATGATACACTCTACCTTCAATCACCCTGTTGGGACTCTCCGAGTTTGCAGAGAGCACTTCTGCAACAGACCGATCGAGTTGACGCGGAAAGTGAGTACAAGAGAACGTACCAGACCGGTTCCAAGGCCCTTTTCTTTGCCCAGTGTAGAGACCAGAACGAAACCTGGGTTCCTCTCATCGAGAAAGCTTATGCCAAGGCTCATGGTGACTATGCAGCATTGGCATGTGGCTGGGTTGGTGAGGGGCTGGAAGATCTTTCCGGCGGAGTAACGACTCAGCTATTTACCTCAGACATTCTTGATCCTGACGTCTTCTGGGCTGATGAATTATCCAAGGTCAACCAGGAGTTTCTGTTTGGCGCCTCGACTGGGATACTGGATGGCGGCTACGGCGAACGTGACGGCATCTCAGAGGGCCACGCCTACATTGTCGTGGCGGCCCACACACTCAAGTCGGGCAAGAGGCTGCTCAAGATCCGCAATCCGTGGGCTCATGCCCGTAAGGGCATCTGGGAAGGCGCCTGGAGTGATGGCTCAAAGGAGTGGACGGCAGAAGTCCAGCAGGAACTCGGGCATCGCTTCGGTGGCGACTCTGTCTTTTGGATCTCTTTCGAAGACTTTCTGCGAAAATACTCGCACCTGGATCGCACAAAGCTCTTCCGAGACGTAGACTGGAGGTGCACCCAGAGCTGGATCAGCATTAACGTGCCCTGGAGGGCATGCTACCAAGACCGATTCCGTATCATCCTGACAAAAGAGTCTCCAGCTGTCGTCACAGTTTCACAGCTTGACGGACGATATTTCAATGGCCTCCACGGCCAATACTCCTTCTGTATTAGTTTTCGCATTTATCATGAAGCAGACTCAGGGGTTCGTCGGTGCGTAGCGCAGTCTCATGGTAACTATTTGATGACACGATCAGCTTCTGTAGAGCTGCCCGAGTTGACACCCGGTACCTACACTATATGCACACGAGTAGATGCGGAAAGAGACACGTCGTTGGAATCGGTCGAGGACGTCATCAAGCAGGAGTGCAGGGCCAGGACGGAGAACCTCAAGCTGGCACAGGTTGGCTTTGCTTACGACTTAGCCCACAAGAAGGCTGAAGCTTATACTAGCGAAGTCAAACGCTTAGAAAAGATCAAGGATCGAGAGAGAGCATCAAAATGCCGTCAGGAGGAGCGCCGTCGAAGATGGGAGGAACGCCACATCAAACGGGTCCTTACCAAAAAGCAGAAACAGAAGAACAAAGGCAAACAGCGAACTCGTTGCAAAGTTCACAAAGAAACAGATAGCGCTTCTAACAAAGAGCCCCTGATTTCGACACACACGGGTGCAGGGGCATTGATGAGGAACGCCAATGCTGATGTCGAAGGGACGGGAGATTACACTTTACTAGGTGGCGTTGAAAAGGGTACTGTTCAACAGGAAATCATCGTCGGCAGTCATACAGGAGACGGAATGGTGATCCGGTCATGCCATGGGAGGCTTGTGGGAGCAGAGGAGTCGCCGGTAAAGCCTGTGCCAGTGTCGACATCTTCAAGACTTGGTGAGCGTTTACCTGGTTCTTCCTTTTGGGACTCGGCTGGCGATTCATCAGATTCCCCGATTGGTGAATGGGAAGAGCTGTACAACACTGATGACACCACACACTCTCTGGAGAAAGAGTCGAGGGATGAGCCTCGGAGGAATACTAGGTGTGAGCATGCTGTGAGGGGAGCTCTAGTAGGAGAGAGCACAGACAGTGATAACTCAAGTGAAGACGAAACGCCGAGTCCTTGGAATGCTGTGTGTATTGTGGGTGTTCGGGTTTACTCGAAAGACAAAGCTATCACACTCCAAACATTATTTGACTGA
- a CDS encoding uncharacterized protein (TransMembrane:9 (o6-27i48-68o80-102i114-136o148-168i180-198o204-226i238-256o373-393i)) — MELDVSILTVTDWYAIGLTGFLVLLALRRVIRIILRCLCPPALRIYRLPFFGRLGRRISQWVVMRLAYRGPFRRGSSVDIITWAHLFMFIFYLAPNLCCVLINAKDIAEACSRAGKLAFINLIIMYISPCLDFIASVLRFRLRAQRRIHASVGYVVAMLSTIHVVGSFSRHGWSIVNQEHNRHAALALAGIYFVLIPIRTFPSWIPYEMLLSVHYLAAGWLGFAMWRHIPTDTNFSRIFLYVISGIFVGSLTWQVGETVYTNGWWFQSVSLGQNGSYDYIQVRMALRKPVKVEPGQYINLWIPLGPLSGVQSHPFTVANWSTHAQTELKVFVDVNRGLTSKLRDAVKRGLKSNIGLYMGPYGSTTDMKGYETILLVATGLGVVAVAPYLQWLVHAIRARGICSAPIHLIWHIPSWKQSHAVFDIIDFALALDEGNDTKEGGRKPPQISGLKISMCYEEENSLLPPKVQLFIQEMEKKESEKPGRTRIKVYKRHLPLETLLICDAVMTPAHDDSEKPTMIAASVSKDMRNTLVEFAEEHSRAVDLVFTDYQP; from the exons ATGGAGCTTGATGTTAGTATCCTAACCGTAACGGACTGGTACGCAATAGGGTTGACGGGCTTTCTCGTGCTGCTAGCCCTGCGGCGTGTCATACGGATCATTCTCCGTTGCCTATGTCCACCGGCCTTACGCATCTACAGGCTCCCCTTCTTCGGTCGCCTGGGAAGAAGAATCTCTCAATGGGTGGTGATGCGTCTGGCGTATAGGGGTCCATTCCGTCGCGGAAGTAGCGTGGATATTATAACCTGGGCTCATCTTTTCATGTTTATCTTTTACCTTGCACCAAACCTGTGCTGCGTCCTCATCAATGCCAAGGACATAGCAGAGGCCTGCTCTAGAGCGGGCAAGCTAGCGTTCATTAACCTCATAATCATGTATATTAGCCCCTGCCTCGACTTCATCGCTTCCGTCTTGCGTTTTCGGCTTCGTGCCCAGAGACGAATACACGCCAGTGTAGGGTACGTGGTTGCCATGCTGTCCACCATCCACGTCGTAGGATCGTTCTCCAGACACGGATGGTCTATTGTAAATCAGGAGCACAATCGTCATGCTGCTTTA GCGCTTGCCGGGATCTACTTCGTCCTCATACCTATCAGGACGTTCCCGTCATGGATTCCTTATGAGATGCTGCTGTCCGTTCACTATCTTGCAGCAGGATGGTTGGGCTTCGCCATGTGGCGCCACATTCCGACCGACACGAACTTTTCTCGCATCTTTCTCTATGTGATCTCCGGCATCTTCGTAGGCTCCCTGACCTGGCAGGTCGGGGAGACTGTGTATACGAACGGTTGGTGGTTTCAGTCGGTGTCCCTCGGTCAGAATGGTAGCTACGATTACATTCAGGTCAGGATGGCGCTGCGAAAGCCAGTCAAGGTCGAGCCTGGGCAATATATTAACCTATGGATCCCGTTGGGCCCGCTATCAGGGGTCCAGAGCCACCCGTTCACCGTTGCCAACTGGTCAACCCATGCGCAAACAGAACTGAAGGTGTTTGTCGATGTCAACCGCGGCCTCACCAGCAAGTTACGGGATGCAGTGAAGCGTGGCTTGAAGTCCAACATTGGTCTTTACATGGGCCCTTACGGATCTACAACCGACATGAAAGGGTATGAAACGATCCTGCTGGTTGCCACAGGCCTAGGTGTGGTGGCTGTCGCGCCGTATCTACAATGGCTAGTGCATGCGATTCGGGCGCGTGGAATCTGTAGCGCGCCCATACATCTCATCTGGCATATCCCGTCCTGGA AACAATCACATGCGGTTTTTGATATAATCGACTttgcccttgcccttgacgAAGGCAATGACACGAAGGAGGGAGGCAGGAAACCCCCGCAAATATCGGGTTTAAAGATTTCCATGTGTTACGAGGAGGAAAACTCCTTATTGCCCCCGAAAGTCCAGCTGTTCATCCAGGaaatggaaaagaaggaaagtgAGAAGCCAGGTAGGACCAGGATCAAGGTTTACAAACGTCACTTGCCTCTCGAGACACTTTTGATCTGCGATGCAGTCATGACCCCGGCTCATGACGACTCCGAGAAGCCCACCATGATCGCAG CGTCGGTTTCCAAAGATATGAGGAACACGCTCGTCGAATTTGCAGAAGAGCATTCGCGCGCTGTCGACCTAGTGTTTACAGATTATCAACCTTGA
- a CDS encoding uncharacterized protein (TransMembrane:4 (i46-74o94-116i128-153o173-196i)), whose translation MRSPREPNEEANILSGPERDTMFIFCSIHSNPFPEATSPLSRIGRYALASVLFITELTLLMGVPATTGFLAWSTRNQLWPALNDAGLGKEAEEVLGYLVFDTIFLGLLIWGAVPVLAVSRMGGNRGRVLTYAAFGGMTVVFVGVSIRTMYLTWNWAVLFELATGDASLAGRCKFISLTLGVLLCLGCASAVIYSLYTAKLGTPSVIRQMLDDAAHLLCPDKMRVRRVADGDDEESMSKSAGVQLSRSP comes from the coding sequence ATGCGAAGCCCCAGAGAACCGAACGAAGAAGCGAACATCCTGTCCGGTCCTGAGCGTGACACAATGTTCATCTTTTGCTCCATCCACAGTAACCCCTTCCCGGAGGCCACTTCACCTCTGTCGCGGATTGGGCGATACGCGCTTGCCTCCGTGCTCTTCATCACCGAGTTGACGTTGCTGATGGGCGTGCCAGCGACGACAGGCTTTCTGGCATGGTCTACTCGAAACCAGCTCTGGCCGGCTCTGAACGATGCGGGGCTGGGGAAGGAAGCAGAGGAGGTCCTGGGCTACCTCGTCTTTGACACGATATTTCTTGGTTTGCTGATCTGGGGTGCTGTGCCCGTTCTTGCGGTGAGCAGAATGGGTGGCAATAGAGGAAGGGTGCTCACGTATGCGGCGTTCGGCGGGATGACGGTGGTGTTTGTCGGCGTCTCGATTCGTACGATGTACTTGACCTGGAACTGGGCAGTGCTTTTCGAGCTGGCGACCGGCGATGCGAGTCTGGCGGGACGATGCAAGTTCATCTCCCTCACgttgggtgtcctgctatgtTTGGGTTGCGCGTCGGCCGTCATCTACTCACTCTATACGGCAAAACTCGGTACGCCCTCGGTCATTCGGCAGATGCTGGATGATGCTGCGCACTTGCTTTGTCCCGATAAGATGCGAGTCAGGAGGGTAGCCGAcggagatgatgaggagagcaTGAGCAAGAGCGCCGGTGTCCAACTATCG